The DNA sequence CGCGACCACGGTGTCCTCGTCGACCTTGAACTCGATCACGGCGTCGAGCTCCTGACCCGCCGCGGCGAGCATCTCCTTGAGCGCGTCCGCCTGCTCCACGCTGCGGGGGTACCCGTCGAGCAGGAAGCCCTCCGTGGCGTCGGGCTCGGCGATACGGGCCTCGACCATCCGGTTGGTGACGTCCGCGGGAACGAGGTTCCCGGCGTCGATGTAGGACTTGGCCTCCATGCCGAGGTCCGTCCCCTGCGAGATGTTGGCGCGGAAGAGATCACCCGTGGAGATGTGCGGCACGCCGAGCTTCTCGGAGAGCAGGGCCGCCTGGGTTCCCTTGCCGGCACCGGGAGGGCCGAGGAGGACGAGACGCATGGTGAGGACCAGCCTTTCTACAGTGTGATGTGCTCGGGGTCGCGAACGCCTACTTGAGGAAGCCCTCGTAGTTGCGCTGCATGAGCTGCGCCTCGATCTGCTTCACGGTGTCGAGACCCACGGACACCATGATGAGCACAGCGGTGCCACCGAACGGCATGTTCTGCATGTCACCACCCCCACTGCCCATGTCGAGGAAGATGTTGGGCAGCACGGCGATCAACCCGAGATACAGCGATCCGAACAGCAGGATCCGGTTGAGCACGTAGCCGAGGTACTCGGCCGTCGGGCGCCCCGGGCGGATGCCCGGGATGAACCCGCCGTACTTCTTCATGT is a window from the Dietzia sp. JS16-p6b genome containing:
- a CDS encoding adenylate kinase — protein: MRLVLLGPPGAGKGTQAALLSEKLGVPHISTGDLFRANISQGTDLGMEAKSYIDAGNLVPADVTNRMVEARIAEPDATEGFLLDGYPRSVEQADALKEMLAAAGQELDAVIEFKVDEDTVVARMLARGREDDTEDVIRNRMAVYRSETAPLLEYYGADVTTVDAVGEVDEINARALAALDR